One Salvia miltiorrhiza cultivar Shanhuang (shh) chromosome 6, IMPLAD_Smil_shh, whole genome shotgun sequence genomic window, CCAATTAGTAATGTGTCGGTTCTGGATTTGGAACCGTAACAATTTTAACGGTTTCGATTCAGGTAAAATCCGCTCATTAACATCCCTACTTATACGTGCAACATGCGCCATCTGAATCAAATCCGATATACTATCTGATTTCCTTTTTTCTGAAAAGATGGAAAAGATGATGTCATTTATATAGACGATCAATACAAAAATGACACTAGTTGTCACCAATAATCAGAACAAGAACAAGAACCATTTTTGAAAGTGTGGAAACGGTTTCGATCTCTAATAGTAATCACCCTATCATAAATCTTGGAGACCATCTTCATCGCAGAATGGCAATCTCCACAAATTCTCAAGTTCTTGAAAATACAAAGAGGCGTACCAGCTTTGGTGCTCATCAGCCCAAAACACACCGCCAATTTCTCACTGTGACACAGCAATGCTCGCTCCTTCTCTTCGTCTTCGTCTCCACCGCCACCGTGCGCGATTTGGGAGCTTGTATCCGCTACATAACCACCCATTTTCAATCTCCCTATCACCTCTTCCAGCTTCATATACACCTCCTTCATCCTCGGATGATCCCTCTCCCCTGCAGCAAACAGGTGAATCTGTCCATCCACATACATTGTGCTCATCCCGGGCACTTTTCTGATCCCTCTCTGCCTCAGATCCTTCCGGAAGGCATCAGCTCTGGCCGTCTTCCCCGACAAAGCATACATGTTTGAGAGCAGGACGTGGTGCTCCGTGCTGTGTGGATACATTCGGGTGAGATCTTTGAGAAGTCTCTCTGCCACGTCGTGTGCCCTGTGCACGCTGCAGGCGCCTAACAAGGACCCCAACACAACCTCGTTCGGCCTCATTGGCATGCCCCGTATCACGGCCTCTGCTTCCTGCAGACGCCCTGATCGCCCCAAGAGATCCACCATGCACGCGTAGTTCTCCATCGATGGCCTAAGCTCATACATGCCTTCAAGCGTGTGGAACAATCTCCGGCCCTCGTCAACCAGCCCCGAGTGGCTGCAAGCGGCTAAAACAGCTGTGAAAGTCACATCATTCGGTTTCATCTGTTCCAGCATCTGATCGAACATGGTGAGAACCTTAGCGCCCTTCCCGTGCATCGCCAACCCACCCAGCATCGCGTTCCATGTCACCACGTTCTTCGTCTCCATAGACTCGAAGACTCGAACAGCAGTGTCGATACGGCCACATTTTGCATACATGTCGAGCAGAGCTGTGCCAAATTTGACATCCGTTGATGCGTCCGTTGTCGCCCTGAGGGCGTACGAGTGCAGCCATCTACCCATCGCAACGCTCCCCGATTGTGTGCAAGACGATAATATGGAGCAAAGGGAAGAACTCGAATCCAAGCGGAGTCCATAACTGAACACCATTTCAGCAAGAAGATCAAACGCCTCCCTAATTAGCCCATTCTCGACGTGCCTTGCGATCATTATGGTCCAAGCAATCTCATTTCTCTCAGGCATTTCATCAAACAGTTTCTTCCCTTTCTCCAACCCTTCCCATTTCGTCACACCCCACAAAAGCACAGTCCACGAAACCACATTTCTTTCAGGCGTTTCATCGAACATCTTCCTCGCATCATCCATTAGCCCGCATTTCACATACATATCCATCGCAGCGTTCCGCGCTTTGACGGAGAAATCCAAACCCATCTTCATCATGCAAGCATGCCCTTGGATCCCGAACACACTGTTCCCCACCTTAGTGCAAGTACCGAACAACGAAACCATCGCGATGTCGTCGATCCGAACGCCCTGTCTCCGCATCGCAACGAACAAGGTCAGCGCATCCAGCGCCGCGCCGCCGTGGCTGCAACACTCAATGAGCGTGGTCCAGTCTACGGCGTCTTTAAACGTCAGAGGAATTTCGTCGAACACCTTGCGTGCAGACGATAAATCTCCAGAGGCAGCGTACATTTGCATGACGACGTTGCCGACGAATAGTTGGGGGAGGGTGAGGAGGCCCGTAGTGACGGCGGCGGCGTGCAGCTTGTGGCCGCCAGCAATATCTGAGCGTTGAGCGCATGATCTTATGAGGCCCCTGCAATGGCGAGCCAGTGCAGAGGCGGTGGTGGGCGGAATTGGCCATCTcatcagaaaatgaaaaatatgaaaaaatttaCTGCAAATTTGTGATGAAGAAAGAGTGAAATTGGTTGTCACGTCTTAATCTTACCGCTTGTCATTGAGTGCCtaactaattattttaagttcGATTATGTATTCTATTTGTAGCAGTCATACAAAGATGAAAATAATACTATTGATGATTAAATTTTGTGACAAATAGCATGCATAAGATAACGACATAGAATACTTAAATCcaactatatatttatttaaaggggttattgcccctaaatacacaaactatgaccaaattctagtttataacaccacctttagattttgccccataatacataacctttcaattttttctagaATTTCCCATGGCCAAAGTTTGGAATATTCAAAAATGACCCCATTATAAAATTCTTTGTACTTTGACCCCTAAAACTTTTGGTTTTTGACTAAAAGACAATTTATACCTAAAACATGTATAAGATTGGGCttaaatggtatatcggctggaaactttcctcgtgcccgatagattactttgtaatctgggtctggactgtgagacaacgccacgtacttttaagcaaaaaacagtttaaaagatccttgtataaaatggtatcagagcggatttttatagaggaattatgtaatttttaatttattttataattaacctatgtgggaggagactccacttAAAACTATGGATCAGGACGattgtccgagatgtgtacgatacaggaattctctccaaaatttggagGAAGAAACCAGCCGCCTAATAGGCGACctcaactggaacaatcgagtcctcgttaccaatttacgacgaggaggagatatcgagTTTATTCGTGAAATTatcgcgagtatccaattctaccaTGAGAACCTCATGAGATTCGCCGCAACCAGAACGGCGATTGAACAAGccagagacgaggcccatcagtcacacgattgatggaaccaaaaaacaaggcatgagtagcttatccaagctatCACAAGATCGAGCTAGACTCTTCCGAGaatgtcaacttgcgggagattcaaaagacggtggagtattacggcaacaagctgtatgagctaccaatggagatgagcaaaatatcactcaaacaagaggaaatactaaccctcttgcgtgatatccagaaaagagtggaggagatcgaaaggagaaaaccatgttccggaaaaattcggaatcaatggtcgaAGGACCCAACGTATCTACCACTAtttgatgcagcacccaaggaattgcagccgaaggacataatccgaatcatgaaaggcaaatatcatgaatagccttgacagaatcggattagaagatctacaggagttagcagaatcttttgctaacctcaatatggttgatctaaagatgaaccaatgAGATGAGGTGCCCAAAACCGAGCCTCAAGAAGGAGAACCATCAAAGAAGGGACCAGCTCAAGAAGAAACGAGCCAGTTCCAACGAACCAAACGGCGGAGGCCTCggatgcaggatactcctgtaggaaaggtcaccttagaaccaatccatccatatggattgattctcaacctcgacgaagccagtttcaaagaatgggagggtctcatcgacgaatgggcttcatcattaaaagtcgtgattgccacaattgattacgacaaaaaagaatttgccagaaTCTTCGAAGCTAGCTTagcaggcatggcaaaacaatactgggataaaatTGATGTCCCAGCAAGGGAAGAGATGTTCAGTAGCACGTCAATCTATGAAATCATTGATGTAACTACTAAACAGataaaaatccatttcttgggaatggggtttttcgaaggatccgcagaggagaaacgcaagaaatatcaacaggcactttacaatctaagattgatggtgctagagccaaaagctctcgatgaatttctgcgactgtacaccctatatgtccatatgggggtgGTTGAAGAACAGAAGGCCATGGACCTCTATTttccaaagtttccaagtccatggagggaaatgctcatcaatgagtatgtatcaccaggaggatatccacttgatagcgcTTCAAGAAGGATGTCGTATGTCCACAAGAAGTTGTCCGAATGGTGTCAAAAGGCAGCAGatcagaggaatctcaagagattgaggagactcaataagaaatccccattgatgtgcgacaacattgatcttccaacagagattggtgctgaattGTTAtatcaaaggaggagccgaaagaaacataggtatcaaccctatgaaagaaagtctagaagaagttcttggaagccaaggactatgtggaccagacaaaaggcacgctcctacaaatcaggccaacggagcggaccatcaagaaaccgattctcaaatcaaaagagaatcccggcgaggaaaactttcaggcgtactcaggccaaagcaaatgaaagtttcaaagattgcaactgctggtcgtgtggtgcaaaggggcatatctctaccaattgccccgacaacgagaagaaagggataaaaagattcgaatccacacaggatatcgaagatgctatCTTTTACCAGAatctgatacccgtgtatcagtttgaagatatatcctcagATGAGAGCATATATGAGcaggaagaagtctttagttctgaaaattcagaaatgaccgatggatcaaccggagacgagtcagactaaagaagaacacgaggtccaccacatccagaaggaggatcagaatggattcactagccattttctgattccacaggaagaagtggtgaagaagctcgtgaaaaaactcaagagggaaaccgaagaggtacaaacataccaagggttttccaatgggagattgaatcgagttttacatagcttgattccaaccaaaaggaagcatcatgtctattttggcgttacaagccaagaaatggcgcttccaattgagattacaagtaatcaggtggaaatccagtTGGTTCCTGCCGAAGATATTAAGcaggatctcaagaaaatgaagccagaagtcgcaagtacgatgaaatggattcatattggagcaattcaattaGTAATCAAATCCTCCCTcttcccagggacagaccaaccaattgacgtTGCACTTTGCGACAAGAGGAtcagagatgccagagaatcaattcttggagctttttcgggcaatctctatgccaagaagattataaccgagttctatccacaaatcgcttataatctgcaggattcatccttcagctaagccctgactctctatcaggactacaagaagaaggaatttATGACggatggaaataggccatactcactgacttatcaagtctcgtatgccttatcaaattcccatcacacggaattatttctgggaaaagaatatattgaaattccagaaatattcaaggaggttgccaaggcagtcaatccaaaccgagtggagatttcTCAGATaagagaaatcgacatcgatattggagataagccggtgcttagccatacccagagtctcagactaggAGCACCAAGTCTATCATttcaaggaaataggctaacttcagggcctataacaaggagtTTCTCTCAGTCTTATGAGAGAAGgacgatccaggaaacaccagccCCGGACATAagaatcaagctcaaatgtcccgaaggatggagacaagtttccacaagatttgatacaacaaacaaggaaaacaagtttccttgtagttcgttgtattatttggcgaatccaggagacaaccgatacatcgaaactctggaggttggaggcttcgaaatccagaccgaaggccaagccggacaagaagcagacgtcctgatcttaggacgagatttccttgacaaatataaaccatggtcatggaaatcaggaggaatggaggtcacaattggacgccaaagattgatgatccaatgacaagtccattctcgatatacatctctgtagggatgttgtatgagaaattcaaagcagagtattttgctgcttacgtggattcaggagcaggaatctgtacagcaaaacgaggagtctttccagcagaagtggaagaagatctacctcgaattgcaggaaggaatttctccaaaaagatcctacttctatcaaagggagtaaaacaaacggaaatattgatcggcggagcaggacagacaccttggtacaaggtcaagactccaccaatttatttccatgataccggagcagatatattatttggaaataattttctgcaaagctttaagcggtacatacaagacaatgaagccaggaggctagtgttcacaaccaattgtgatcataagatcattgtgcaaaggctcaatggagcttttcatcgctcaatgccaatcaaatttcgcagcaagcgtggtgatgatggcagactccggagaccccaaatgaaggatcaaatgagattcggagaagttttgctcaaatgcagaactgagggattcccagatctctccgaggaagaaactcaaatcctcaaagtatccctgatatcacacaaagatatcaaggaagaagaacaggtgtccattgccgacgtcaaaaggagaatccagaagtgttaccacgaggatcctttggcatggtgggacaagaaccaactcagagcaaccttgaaggttaaaactggaaaggagcatgagttcgttaggttcagacctatcctgatgaaccctcgagatcaacaggatatgatgagtataatcaaggaacaccttgatttgaaattaatcgaagaaggaagatcaccctacagcaatcctggatttctggtgagaaatcatggggagatcaagcgaggaaagccaagattggtcattaattataaagggattaatggcattcttgagtttgacggatacttcatcccaagtagagaacacctcatcaactgcatcagaagtgcaagggtattctcaaagttcgattgcaaatcaagcttctaccagattcgcatggaagaAGGGAATAAGAAGTTTACaaccttctcaactccacaaggacattatgtctggaatgtcatgccaatggggctagccaacgcgcctcagatattccaaagaaagatggataatctcttcaaggattattcctcgtttatgtttgtttatattgatgatattctcattgcatcaaaaaacattcatgaacatgtcaggcatctggagatctttgcggatgtttgccaacaaggactagtgctgtctgaaaagaaggcagtcatagccacccagaagatggagtttctgggaattgagatcgatgaatctgggataattctacaagatcatattgtggaaaaagtccagggatttccggaggatctcaaggagaaaaagcagctccaaagctttctcggagttgtcaattttgcagggatgtttatcaaaaaccttgcagaacacagaaaggttttcagtccactactgaagaaagatgttccattcatatggaaggaggagcatcgagagggtatgaagaagttgaaagagatttgcaaaaatctcccgaagCTTTCAaaaccacaagacgaggatgacttggtcctctacactgacgcgagtgatttctggtgggcagctgtACTTGCCAAGATCACCCCttttggagaagaaccttgcagatattgtAGTGGCCTTTTCTCCgacgacgaagctgtgcgatggcacatcaacgagaaggaattctttgcagtgcgaaaggcgtttaaaaaatggccgcttttcttacttgctaaaaaattcgttttgaaagtagataacactaacgttaaagctttcttaaccaaaaagatagaatctaaacctgaaaaggctagattgcttagatggcaagcagaatgccaatattatgattatgatattgtcatcttgaaatctgatcaaaatgttcttgcagatttccttacaagggatggagctccctgaggtggaggccatcgaggcacaacaggcgcagctctttgaaagtttagagttgctacaacaagaatggcaaaaGTGTGTTCTACACACCAAACAAGCAGGGAAGATACAAGCGGCTAATGAAGCTAAAGTATCTAACCAAATCGATGcatgcttcatgaagatgttcaatcttcaagaagtaatcaacaagccgctcttgcgcgctaTCCGAGATAATCggattaaagcaatgctttccgtacagggcggattacctgtagcaggggattcaagtacccctagcccaagtcctgagGCGATGGTTTCACAGCCGGAccctcgaggaaaagatgttgttaaggggtcacaccctgaatcaacatgtcaaccctccacctctggggtaaaagaggaagagatcaatcttaggcccatgacaggccaagttaaggttgatactgattttattgatatttctccttcttggcagatgtatcaagacaggtgggagaaacttctcacaagaaagggcattaatccgggaaattgccgggttgatgttgcaggaaaatatcCTCGAGTTTGGACAACCCCAGGAACCAATCCAAACGacgtcaaggaatggtatgagttcggggcgttagcctcagtttataccacctctccagccttcaccgaaatcaagggtctacccaaatggatccagaaaacggtgtttgATGCATGGGAGAACAATGAGTCCCTCAaacggggagatgttctggaattgtactttTTTAGTGCAGCACCGGAGCCAGTTGGAAAAGGAATCCgtgaagctttccacttcatcaagcttcggagacctgacACGGGAGCTCTGAACCGAATCAAAGTTCCCGActtccaggccgcaatcgtctcaacattcaaggaggatcaaatctccactagacgagcatggggtctatgggtctgtctcacagagatggacaaaatgaagtccagattcaagttctaccaaagctcggatctgggaacgttcctggtcaacaccatgacaggaacaacgaccccttttgccgaaaaatctttTGAAAATAAACGGCAAATGTTGTGGGAAAACAAGATAGCGGGGagcaaggagactcgtcgcaaattttgcaatatggctcatctgggccattggatcgagaaaatctgcgatcaatgctcatcgcagaaggagccggaattcggcaaaggattcTTCCCAAAGcctgacagaaggaggttccggtctgatgaacatgatgagcatcagactccaaagggaagaacacctcgggcaccaaaaaagtaaggtggccgacaaagcaaagtgaatcatgtgattcacagcaaggatcgcacccacaaaagaaacgacaaaagtgggtggaatgacagaaggaccactcaccaaacgctccaggacaaacgtgagtggaagggaaaagcagccggcccctaccagcattatcacaaaacgataaagcaagggtccagcaccatgtgataacactaacaagtgtcggcaatcaaggccgacaaaagaaggtggatgtcatattcaagatagctggccacgaagatggaatccgaggccaacaaccgagcaattatagaggggatcaaacctctatataaacccaagttctggagagaagaaggcatCCGGAATtcacaacacattttcacaagCACTTTTTCTCTctaaattatctttgtaatctTTTTATTTGGTTtccaaagttttttttttttcgttttagttttaattcctttttattttatgtacacaagtattagctactatgagtagctaaacaagtttgtctccttccttggggagtattttatgaaataaattaattattatataattcctctataaacgcttagtttttgtccaactattccggttgagtaaaaatttatcttttatttttccaacaaagtattaagtcgacacttagtgaaggaggaaggttgcaaccatctcttgcgagtgtgtggttggtgcgtgctaggtgggcagacgagccgtaaaacgcaacaaaactgactcctgaagaagaccagtcgacaaaggtataatgttggtttaaatttaagatttatttcgaagtgttacggaagcatgttgggcctgattaattGTTAAACTGTTTTAGAAATCATAATAAGGGTATTTTGTCTTGGTTCATAATATGTTGGGGTTATTCtgcaattttgattattttggggtagttttagaattttcagaaaatGGTCATGGGAAGAACTAGAAGAATCATAAAAGTGGTGTATTATGGAGCAAAAACTAAAGGTGATGTTACATTCTAGAAAATTgggaaagttgatgtatttattgGCCAATACCCCTTATTTAAACATGCATAAAAAATTACTATGAGACAGCACCCTAGTATAGCCAAAACCTTTTAATCATAGGAAATTCTAGCcgtacaaataaaaatatggaaataatagcTTTTCTAACTAAAATACTCTTTTAGTGTGTAAgagtataaaatatactattTACACACTTTTTAGAAGAGAAAAAATGTGCAACAAATACACtgttacatactccctccgtcctagcttttagtatccaactttccttttttgatcGTCTTATATTTTggtattcatttctatttttagtaaaagtaggtaggacccttactccactttaattattttaactctcacataaaatatgGGACTATTATTCTACTCACACTTTTgcgttattacacacttttgcgaaaaagtgtgtaacagtgtaaataCACTATTACGCGATTTTCGTGattattacacgatttttgaaaaagtgtataacaatgtattttacaatattacacacttttactatTTAGGGTAAAATTGTACATTTACGTTAAAAAATGctagtttttctatatttttatttgggtggccatttttttattttcttatacaaGAAGGTCTAATCCctaattgagcccattaactcAAAAGATTAATTGCCCTGTAAGAGAGAGAGTAGCATTAGTCCTACTATTAAATATAGGGTGGCTCTGAAAATCTGCTGCAAACTCAACCATCTATCTTATTTGAGTTAATCAAAGCCCAATGTAATGGTATATTTAAGCTCTAGTATGTTATAGTACAAACAGTAGCAAGTAATACGCTCTAAGGATACACTGctgcaaaaaaaaatcaaccatATTCATATATCATTACTCCTCCAAAACATGGGCAATAGAGCCACCCAATTGATGCTCTTTACCCTTACTACAAACCTAGCAACGGAGACCCCGAATGTTAGAAGATCCGATATCTGCAGCTCGAACGAAGCATAGGGCTTGCGATTTCTGTATCTCTGGGATTTTCAACTTCTTCTCCGGATGAATGAATAAATTACCAACCTCAAGCTGCAGTTTCATTTGGTGGAACGAGCACACTTCCATCGGGGAGCGGGCTGCAGTTAGCCTTGGCGTGGTTCTCTTTCAACTTCTCTACTTCTTCGCTGGGGAAAACTTCTAACTGCAAAGATGGCGCTATGTTGTTCACATGCAACCAAGTCAGTTGCCAAAAGCTGTCTCCTCCAACAGGATCACAAGGTACAAGAATTCCATTTGTCTTCATCACTAGCAGGGTGTTCTTTAGAAGCTCCGGAACTAATTCGTGTATCTTTTCACTCCTTTTCCCTCTGAATCTCAGCTTCATGTGTTTTTCCATACAACCAAGCACCTTTAGCCAAAGTTGGCAGAACGAAGTTGTCTGGGATAGATCGATCAGGGCTTGTAAAAAGGCTTTCGACAAGAGTTTGAGGGACAATATCATTGATCCTTCCATGCTTCGATACTCCTTGGCAGATTGTTGTTGAGCCATTTCTGGTAGTTCATCGAGCAATGTGAAGATAACAAGATCAAAACATTGCAGCCACAGTTCGGTTGGTATAGAGATACCGTCCACTCCCGTTAAGCATCTTTGTAACAACACGATGGCATGATTTCTAACCTCTTCTCTCTGATCTACACAAACTTTTCTCAAACCCTGGACAAGCCTCATCCACATTTCAAGAATATCCTGAGACATCTTAACTGCAGTCTCCTCACCAACTGCTTCCTTAGTCTGGTAAAACCACGTTACCAGACAAACAACTGAACCAGACATCAGGTCCAAAGATTTCACAGACCGATCAACATTGCCTACTCGAGACTCAGCAAACTGCCTGGCAGCATTCACGCAAAGCACGTAATTAGCTGGTGACAAGTGGGCCCCCTCAGACATGATATAAGACAGAGTCTCAAACCCTGATTCAGCTGCCTCAGGATGCCGAGCCGTGATTGAAACTAAGGATATGATTGTCCGCCAACCCATATGAGATCTTATCTGCATCGCATTTGCTTTCACAAGATGCATAACCTCCTGTGTAATTTGCTCGCAATAAGCATCAGCTACCCGAGCATCAAGTTTCAATACTAGTTGCAGAGACTTGAGAAGCTCATCAGTAAGGTTTTCCTTGTAAGGAAGCAATCGCTGGCATATGCGAAGGAGCCCAAAGACAGCCTTCTCTACAAGAGTACAAGGCATTACAGTTGATTGAACAACATTTGCTATGTGCTCATATACATTTTGCCATAGAAGCATGATCCTATCCCGATTGTTTAGAGTGATTGCAATTAGCAACTCTAGACAGAAAACAGCTGTGTCTTCATCTTCTGAAGAGCTATTCCCTTTGAGAGGACGTCCTGCAGACATGACAAGAGCCCGGACAAGCTGTGATAATGATTCTGCTTGCAGAAACTTACTCTCAGCAAAAATGCTATCAATGTGACAATTTTGTATTGTCTGCAGAGTACGCTGACGAGCAGCAAGCTGTTCTTCTGAGGGTTGTGGTGCAGGTTCTTCTGCATCAAGAGATAACAACAGGCTAAACCGGCTCATAAGCCCAGATGATTTCCTAGGAATTGTTGCTGGCACCTGAGCTACAGGTGAATAAGTAGCTGATGTTTTCACTTGACCATTATCAGTAGATGACTCCAACTCGTCAGTAGCATCACTTGCAAGACGTGCAGGAAGAAGGCCTATTTTATGCAAACTCAAGATGCAGTCCAGTATATTTCTCCAGCCTGATCGAATGCTGTCACTGTAACGGTTTGCAATGGTAAAAACTGCTACAGTTGCCATCTTAGCTTTTATGTCATCCGCAAAATAAAGAATTGATTTCTCATTGAAAGACGGACTCAACAAGGTTGTAAACTTGCAAAGAGAGATAACCAAATCGTCCAATACTTCACCCAAATTATATGAAGCTGAAAGCTTAGCTATGGCCAAGAATCCATCAATGCATGACTGTGAAACATCTTCATCCTCTGCATGATCAAGCACTACAGATATGGCAGCAATTGCAGGACCAGACAAAATAGCAAACATGTCATAGTCAAGGTGGGAACCTGAATCAGATAC contains:
- the LOC130989597 gene encoding pentatricopeptide repeat-containing protein At5g15340, mitochondrial — translated: MRWPIPPTTASALARHCRGLIRSCAQRSDIAGGHKLHAAAVTTGLLTLPQLFVGNVVMQMYAASGDLSSARKVFDEIPLTFKDAVDWTTLIECCSHGGAALDALTLFVAMRRQGVRIDDIAMVSLFGTCTKVGNSVFGIQGHACMMKMGLDFSVKARNAAMDMYVKCGLMDDARKMFDETPERNVVSWTVLLWGVTKWEGLEKGKKLFDEMPERNEIAWTIMIARHVENGLIREAFDLLAEMVFSYGLRLDSSSSLCSILSSCTQSGSVAMGRWLHSYALRATTDASTDVKFGTALLDMYAKCGRIDTAVRVFESMETKNVVTWNAMLGGLAMHGKGAKVLTMFDQMLEQMKPNDVTFTAVLAACSHSGLVDEGRRLFHTLEGMYELRPSMENYACMVDLLGRSGRLQEAEAVIRGMPMRPNEVVLGSLLGACSVHRAHDVAERLLKDLTRMYPHSTEHHVLLSNMYALSGKTARADAFRKDLRQRGIRKVPGMSTMYVDGQIHLFAAGERDHPRMKEVYMKLEEVIGRLKMGGYVADTSSQIAHGGGGDEDEEKERALLCHSEKLAVCFGLMSTKAGTPLCIFKNLRICGDCHSAMKMVSKIYDRVITIRDRNRFHTFKNGSCSCSDYW